One genomic region from Cyanobium usitatum str. Tous encodes:
- a CDS encoding fatty acid desaturase, with product MSAASRKGLLLAALIMLGWLVSLAGLLSWDLTATQLARPSVWLALFFGVVGRTLLQTGLFIVGHDAMHGVLWPHWRYGNALLGRIALGLYAALPYQACCRNHQHHHLFTASAADPDFHGDPAAGAFAWYARFMAGYLTWGQMGRLLTGWTVLALIACRLAPFAWLNVLLFCTVPLLLSSLQLFVFGTYLPHRGQRLPQRSPHADSLELAPWLSLLACFHFGYHREHHDAPTLAWFELPAQRRRSRSRLCPRLASLLRERAQFT from the coding sequence TTGAGCGCAGCCAGCCGCAAGGGGCTCCTGCTTGCCGCACTAATAATGCTGGGTTGGCTGGTCAGCCTTGCTGGCCTGCTGAGCTGGGATTTAACAGCCACGCAGCTGGCCAGACCATCGGTCTGGCTGGCACTCTTTTTTGGAGTAGTTGGCCGCACCCTGCTGCAAACAGGCCTATTCATCGTTGGTCACGACGCCATGCATGGGGTGTTGTGGCCCCATTGGCGCTATGGCAATGCCTTGCTGGGCAGGATCGCCTTAGGCCTCTATGCGGCGCTTCCTTATCAAGCCTGCTGCCGCAACCATCAACACCACCATCTATTCACTGCTAGCGCCGCTGACCCTGATTTTCACGGGGATCCAGCTGCAGGGGCCTTCGCTTGGTATGCCCGCTTTATGGCTGGCTATCTCACCTGGGGGCAGATGGGCCGGTTACTCACTGGCTGGACAGTGTTGGCCTTGATCGCCTGCCGCTTGGCTCCATTTGCCTGGCTGAATGTGCTGCTTTTCTGCACCGTGCCCCTGCTGCTCAGCTCGCTCCAGTTGTTTGTTTTCGGTACCTACCTGCCCCATCGAGGCCAGCGTTTGCCCCAGCGTTCCCCCCACGCCGACAGCCTCGAACTGGCTCCCTGGCTCTCCCTACTGGCCTGTTTCCACTTCGGTTACCACAGGGAGCACCATGACGCCCCGACGCTTGCCTGGTTTGAACTTCCGGCCCAGCGGCGTAGGTCTCGCAGCAGGCTGTGTCCCCGACTAGCCTCGCTGCTAAGGGAGAGGGCTCAATTCACATGA
- a CDS encoding DUF2811 domain-containing protein has protein sequence MLQIPDHAPAFVSVENQFPEDLYDAMREFVRVHPQWDQYRLMQAALAGFLFQHGCPDRAVARHYLDGLFRRQEPDHTATRP, from the coding sequence ATGCTCCAGATCCCGGACCACGCCCCCGCCTTTGTTTCAGTCGAAAACCAGTTCCCTGAGGACCTGTACGACGCCATGCGGGAGTTTGTCCGGGTTCACCCGCAGTGGGATCAATACCGCCTGATGCAGGCAGCCCTGGCCGGCTTCCTCTTCCAGCACGGCTGCCCAGACCGGGCCGTGGCTCGCCACTACCTCGACGGACTATTCCGCCGCCAAGAACCCGATCACACCGCAACCAGGCCCTGA
- a CDS encoding class I SAM-dependent methyltransferase — MIAPAPVLNEADRYKLDRSDDALFYAEPRFVQHLDASFRARLTSLYLERIPPCAVVLDLMSSWVSHLPEGIAYQEVIGHGLNAEELKANQRLDRHWVQNLNVDQRLPLANDSVDVALIVAGWQYLQQPEAVAAELLRVVRPRGEVIVAFSNRMFFQKAPQIWTDGGDRDHLTYVAQVLLAQGWDRPELVAEETAAPGALGWLGRKGDPFLAVLAAKPIAS; from the coding sequence ATGATTGCGCCCGCACCGGTGCTAAACGAAGCCGACCGTTACAAGCTCGATCGCTCAGACGACGCTCTTTTTTACGCCGAGCCCCGCTTCGTACAGCACCTCGATGCCAGTTTCCGGGCCCGACTGACCTCTCTATATCTCGAGCGCATCCCCCCTTGCGCCGTGGTGCTGGATCTGATGAGCAGCTGGGTGAGCCACCTGCCAGAGGGCATCGCCTATCAGGAGGTGATCGGCCACGGCCTCAACGCCGAAGAGCTCAAAGCCAATCAGCGCCTTGATCGCCACTGGGTGCAAAACCTCAACGTTGATCAGCGGCTACCCCTAGCCAACGACAGCGTGGACGTGGCGCTGATCGTGGCCGGCTGGCAATACCTCCAACAACCGGAGGCCGTAGCTGCCGAGCTGCTGAGGGTGGTCCGGCCCAGGGGTGAGGTGATCGTGGCGTTCAGCAACCGGATGTTCTTTCAAAAAGCGCCCCAGATCTGGACCGACGGCGGCGACCGTGATCACCTGACCTACGTGGCCCAGGTATTGCTGGCCCAGGGTTGGGATAGGCCGGAGCTGGTGGCGGAAGAGACAGCAGCTCCAGGAGCTCTCGGCTGGCTTGGCCGCAAAGGCGATCCTTTCTTGGCAGTGCTTGCCGCCAAGCCGATTGCCAGCTAG
- a CDS encoding orange carotenoid-binding protein, with translation MFTLEKATQIFPDTASADVVPAITARFSLLSAEDQLALIWYAYLEMGNTITVAAPGAARMQFAEPVLNQIKAMSFAEQSQIMCELANRADTQIGRTYACWSVNIKLGFWYQLGEWMAAGFVAPIPDGYQLSPNASAVLSSLKAVDQGQQITLLRNFVVDMGYDPAKGEGQRVMEPIAAPTPQEQRKRVFIEGVINPTVNSYMDLLNANDFDNLIELFLTDGALQAPFQKPIVGRDAILRFFREDCQNLQLLPERGFAEPTEGNFTQIKVTGKVQTPWFGAGVGMNVAWRFLLNPDGKIYFVAIDLLASPADLLKFGR, from the coding sequence ATGTTCACGCTTGAGAAGGCAACCCAGATTTTTCCGGATACAGCTTCAGCTGACGTCGTGCCTGCGATCACGGCTCGCTTCAGCTTGCTCAGCGCCGAGGACCAACTGGCCCTGATCTGGTACGCCTATCTCGAAATGGGCAACACGATCACCGTTGCCGCCCCTGGCGCAGCACGGATGCAGTTTGCCGAGCCGGTGCTCAACCAGATCAAGGCGATGAGCTTCGCTGAGCAAAGCCAGATTATGTGCGAGCTTGCCAATCGCGCTGATACCCAAATCGGTCGCACCTACGCCTGCTGGTCGGTGAACATCAAGCTGGGCTTCTGGTACCAGTTGGGAGAATGGATGGCCGCTGGTTTTGTTGCTCCGATCCCCGACGGATACCAACTTTCGCCCAACGCTTCTGCGGTGCTCAGCTCGCTTAAAGCTGTGGATCAGGGCCAGCAGATCACCCTGCTGCGAAATTTTGTTGTTGATATGGGCTACGACCCCGCCAAGGGGGAGGGCCAGCGGGTCATGGAGCCCATTGCCGCTCCTACTCCCCAGGAGCAGCGCAAGCGGGTATTCATCGAGGGCGTCATCAACCCAACGGTGAACAGCTATATGGATCTGCTGAACGCCAACGACTTCGACAACCTGATCGAACTGTTCTTGACGGATGGCGCACTCCAAGCCCCTTTCCAGAAGCCAATCGTTGGTCGTGACGCGATCCTGCGCTTCTTCCGTGAAGACTGCCAAAATCTTCAGCTTCTTCCTGAGCGCGGCTTTGCTGAGCCAACAGAAGGAAACTTCACCCAAATCAAGGTGACTGGCAAGGTCCAAACCCCCTGGTTTGGAGCCGGCGTTGGTATGAACGTTGCTTGGCGCTTCCTGCTCAACCCTGACGGCAAGATCTACTTCGTGGCCATCGATTTGTTGGCTTCCCCTGCAGATTTGTTGAAATTCGGCCGTTGA
- a CDS encoding chlorophyll a/b-binding protein: MAESTTRFGFVAFAETWNGRLAMLGFVIGLGTELLTGQGILGQLGLG, encoded by the coding sequence ATGGCTGAATCCACCACCCGTTTTGGTTTTGTCGCTTTTGCCGAAACCTGGAATGGTCGTCTCGCCATGCTCGGTTTCGTGATCGGACTTGGGACCGAGCTCCTCACCGGTCAAGGAATCCTGGGCCAACTGGGTTTGGGCTGA
- a CDS encoding phasin family protein codes for MDPNNPLQQLLLRGLGTTSLVSERLRSVTQAWVRSGKLDPSQAPALVDDVLKALRGETPELEQQAERQLERNKDQLLQDLGLARQRELDELRGRLDRLERSLRQRPGNEMPAEIEIPD; via the coding sequence ATGGATCCGAACAACCCCCTCCAACAACTGCTGCTGCGCGGCCTCGGCACCACCTCGTTGGTGTCAGAGCGGTTGCGCAGCGTGACCCAGGCCTGGGTGCGCAGCGGCAAGCTCGATCCCAGCCAAGCTCCAGCCCTCGTCGACGACGTGCTCAAAGCCCTGCGGGGCGAAACCCCCGAGCTAGAGCAGCAGGCCGAGCGCCAGCTGGAGCGCAATAAAGACCAGCTCCTGCAAGACCTAGGCCTGGCCCGTCAACGCGAACTCGATGAGCTGCGGGGCCGACTCGACCGGCTGGAACGCAGCCTGCGTCAGCGCCCAGGCAATGAAATGCCTGCTGAGATCGAAATTCCCGACTGA
- a CDS encoding fluoride efflux transporter FluC, with amino-acid sequence MAAGASEADALLVAIGAVPGAWLRFRVVDHLEPVLPSRHWGTFGVNVIACFALGLVVGLEQSCGEASRRALLLMGTGFLGSFSTFSSFSAELWSELGKRHWREAAVLAGGSVAGGLLAILAGLSLGAQP; translated from the coding sequence ATGGCCGCAGGAGCATCAGAGGCCGATGCCCTCCTGGTGGCGATCGGCGCCGTTCCCGGCGCCTGGCTGCGCTTCCGGGTGGTGGATCACCTGGAGCCCGTGCTGCCCAGCCGGCACTGGGGCACCTTTGGGGTCAATGTGATCGCCTGCTTTGCCCTAGGGCTGGTTGTGGGCCTGGAGCAGAGCTGCGGCGAAGCTTCCCGCAGAGCACTGCTTCTGATGGGCACTGGCTTCCTGGGTAGTTTCAGCACCTTCTCCAGCTTCAGCGCCGAGCTCTGGAGCGAGCTGGGCAAGCGGCATTGGCGCGAGGCTGCCGTGCTCGCTGGGGGATCAGTTGCAGGAGGGCTGCTGGCGATCCTGGCGGGCCTCAGCCTGGGCGCTCAGCCATGA
- a CDS encoding FKBP-type peptidyl-prolyl cis-trans isomerase, whose protein sequence is MRDILISSAVCVACLLLALVSQLVNPTVVDAARVDAASAGGAAMASLFSAQARPAVSSSFELDPDDPNPTLFVMASENDQTSGAEIAQASGLGGELNAPKERTTPSGLRITDLVIGDGAEASAGQTVSVNYRGTLANGTEFDSSYGRGPFSFPLGGGRVIQGWDEGVAGMKVGGKRKLVIPPDLAYGDRGAGGVIPPNATLTFEVELLRIGG, encoded by the coding sequence ATGCGCGACATCCTGATCAGCTCCGCTGTCTGCGTGGCCTGTCTGCTGCTGGCTCTGGTGAGCCAGCTGGTCAATCCCACTGTGGTTGATGCGGCCAGAGTTGATGCGGCCAGCGCCGGTGGCGCAGCTATGGCCTCCCTGTTTTCAGCCCAAGCGCGGCCAGCCGTGAGCAGCAGCTTCGAGCTCGACCCCGACGACCCCAACCCCACCCTTTTTGTAATGGCCAGCGAAAACGATCAAACCAGCGGCGCTGAGATCGCCCAGGCCAGCGGCCTCGGCGGTGAACTCAACGCTCCAAAAGAGCGCACCACCCCCAGCGGCCTGCGCATCACCGACCTGGTAATCGGCGACGGCGCCGAAGCCAGCGCCGGCCAGACCGTGTCCGTGAACTACCGGGGCACCCTGGCCAACGGCACGGAATTCGACAGCAGCTATGGACGCGGCCCCTTCTCCTTTCCCCTCGGCGGCGGCCGGGTGATCCAGGGCTGGGATGAGGGTGTGGCTGGCATGAAGGTGGGCGGCAAGCGCAAGCTGGTGATTCCACCCGATCTGGCCTACGGCGATCGGGGCGCTGGCGGCGTTATCCCCCCCAACGCCACCC
- a CDS encoding FluC/FEX family fluoride channel — MSTMPSRSLKGDLRDLALVAGGAIPGALLRWQLEADLVANMLGCLLLGVVLAQASRRKKLMLWAGIGFCGALTTFSTWMLDLVRALLAGKPGDGALLLLASLAGGVALVALGHSIGMLLNPRKRDRAAMPKNQ; from the coding sequence ATGAGCACCATGCCAAGCCGCAGCCTCAAGGGAGATTTGCGCGACCTGGCCCTGGTGGCCGGCGGCGCCATCCCCGGCGCCCTACTGCGCTGGCAGCTGGAGGCCGATCTGGTCGCCAACATGCTGGGCTGCCTCCTGCTCGGGGTGGTTTTGGCCCAAGCCAGCCGGCGCAAAAAGCTGATGCTGTGGGCAGGCATCGGCTTCTGCGGGGCCCTCACCACCTTCAGCACCTGGATGTTGGACCTGGTCAGGGCCCTGCTGGCCGGCAAACCAGGGGACGGCGCGCTGTTGCTGCTAGCGAGCCTCGCCGGTGGCGTTGCTTTGGTCGCCCTTGGTCACAGCATTGGGATGCTTTTGAACCCCCGTAAGCGAGATAGGGCGGCAATGCCAAAAAACCAATGA
- the lnt gene encoding apolipoprotein N-acyltransferase yields MGNDRLGRWWLALASGLLAGLALPPLGLPPLLWLALVPLWALAGSALGAWGGALWGAAAVLVSHRWLLGLHPLDWIGVPGPLSLPLALLLLLLCALAGALLVAIWVLLARRLDPRRVSSALLLAAGWGLVEVLLAKGPLFWLGLGAAALPGDRPLAGLAALGGSGLLAAVQLLLGWCLWRCCTAPQRRRWLVVTTAAVLLSHGAGAAALAAMPLRGEGGSERVLVLQPAIPTRRKFQWDQQQRLQQRLAAALAEAAQRSVDVVVLPEGALGLEPQLAQPVPVELISGGFRWQEVAGEPEQRSALLRLAPGESRASSWLDKHRLVPLGEWVPLANLARWSGLSAVGGLQPGEPSRLLLRPAGAIGGAICYELSDGAALAAAARDGAGWLLASANLDPYPLLLQQQFQALAQLRAIETGRWLVSAANTGPSLLVNSRGLPMASLPSGRAATGVFTVPRLKVPSPYDRWGEFPLLVVLVGAAWRRWG; encoded by the coding sequence ATGGGCAATGACCGGCTGGGGAGGTGGTGGCTGGCTCTGGCCTCGGGGCTGCTGGCCGGACTGGCGCTGCCGCCTCTGGGCCTGCCTCCCCTGCTCTGGCTGGCCCTGGTGCCCCTGTGGGCCCTGGCTGGCTCAGCTCTCGGCGCTTGGGGTGGGGCCCTGTGGGGCGCTGCCGCCGTGCTGGTGAGTCACCGCTGGTTGCTGGGTCTCCATCCCCTCGATTGGATCGGCGTACCGGGCCCCTTGAGCCTGCCCCTGGCCCTGCTGTTGCTTTTGCTGTGTGCCCTGGCGGGAGCACTGCTGGTGGCCATCTGGGTGCTGCTAGCGCGGCGCCTAGACCCTCGCCGTGTCAGCAGCGCCCTGCTGTTAGCCGCTGGCTGGGGGCTGGTTGAGGTGCTGCTGGCTAAAGGGCCTTTGTTTTGGCTGGGGCTGGGGGCTGCTGCCCTGCCCGGCGATCGCCCCTTGGCGGGTTTGGCTGCCCTTGGTGGTAGCGGCTTGCTGGCGGCGGTGCAGTTGCTGCTGGGCTGGTGCCTCTGGCGCTGCTGCACCGCCCCCCAGCGCCGCCGCTGGTTGGTGGTTACAACCGCTGCCGTGCTGCTCAGCCACGGCGCCGGGGCTGCTGCTCTAGCGGCCATGCCCCTGCGGGGGGAGGGCGGCAGTGAGCGAGTGCTGGTGCTGCAGCCGGCGATTCCCACCCGCCGCAAGTTTCAGTGGGACCAGCAGCAGCGGCTGCAGCAGCGGCTGGCGGCCGCCTTGGCGGAGGCGGCCCAGCGCTCGGTGGATGTGGTTGTGCTGCCCGAGGGGGCCCTCGGGCTTGAGCCGCAGCTGGCGCAGCCGGTGCCGGTGGAGCTGATTAGCGGTGGCTTCCGCTGGCAGGAGGTGGCGGGGGAGCCCGAGCAGCGCAGCGCCCTGTTGCGCTTGGCACCAGGGGAAAGCCGGGCGAGTAGCTGGCTCGATAAGCATCGGCTGGTGCCCCTGGGGGAATGGGTGCCCCTGGCCAACCTGGCTCGCTGGAGCGGCCTTTCGGCCGTGGGGGGCCTGCAGCCAGGGGAGCCATCTCGGCTGCTACTTAGGCCGGCTGGGGCTATCGGCGGGGCGATTTGCTACGAGCTCTCCGATGGGGCCGCTCTGGCTGCCGCCGCCCGCGACGGAGCCGGCTGGCTGCTGGCCAGCGCCAACCTCGATCCCTACCCGCTGCTGCTCCAGCAGCAGTTTCAGGCCCTGGCCCAGCTGCGGGCCATCGAAACGGGCCGCTGGCTGGTGAGTGCCGCCAACACGGGGCCCAGCCTGCTGGTGAATAGCCGCGGTCTGCCCATGGCATCGCTGCCTTCCGGCCGGGCCGCCACCGGTGTATTCACCGTGCCACGGCTAAAAGTCCCCAGCCCCTACGACCGCTGGGGAGAGTTTCCCTTGTTAGTGGTGCTGGTGGGGGCGGCTTGGCGCAGATGGGGCTGA